In Actinoplanes derwentensis, the following proteins share a genomic window:
- a CDS encoding WD40 repeat domain-containing serine/threonine protein kinase produces the protein MPVTPLLAGDPERLGAHAVVGRLGSGGMGTVYLAEGPDGRQVAIKVVRQTDPTFLARFRSEVKRARQVPPFCTAAVLHDDLEHDPPYLIVEYVDGPSLAEVVQERGPLHPSEAYAVAVGVATALVAIHGAGVVHRDLKPANVLLAVGLPKVIDFGIARGVDLSAELTGPDQVIGTIGYLAPECLDPGDRGRVGPPADVFAWGVLVGFAATGRTPFGGDSPLATIGRILTRAPDLDGVPEPLRRLAAAALQKDPAKRPSAPELLDALLSAGRPGPELRRVALAAQASSRPRRRAAWAVAGVLVLGLLAGAMVALDRAGDTVARQDRALAQRDLLDRSARVLDGDPGLALRLAVSAERISPSARSRAAIDTALATGYDGELSPDEAVYAAEFRPDGRMVATAGAGDVALWSMDGGRFERVGALGVDGETVDLSFSPDGRTVATAGARLQLWDTFGAYPLAELTGQAWDGVQFSADRRRLLTVSDRIELWDVRDRKRPRSVWSAAAGTATRGGARLSPDGRLLAGVAEGELLTVWAAEGEPRRLSVITDADAVLNLAFSPDGTLLAAATVSDGVRLYDLRDPARPRLLSRFAGDSGTVTSVAFDRTGGILAVGGDQRTVGLWSLAEPAVPLALRTLRRDGGWISSIDFTPDGNRLLTAGWQGAARSAALWRVAPFAPRLASRIDGPVDPARTVAVAGGVLAVASPGTERIDFWDLRDPDRPVPARPPLSVTGMVRARLAGDLLYATGAVYDLSADAPRKLLERVIAADPGRGLATVFADQSRIQVFRLAAGTAPVRLAEIPASWVAAATFDEVTGDLVVAGDNGGSESSLTVWSMIDPAVPRRATTLATQGGFQTLEARGGTIVAGQRDIVVWTGGTVSAVPRSDSGSVTVSLSADRTMMAVTGDSGTGLWHLSPGAAPLKAAVLPGRAVSAGFSPDSPLLTVGDPRGTTVWDVSALQMTLRDPLSEACLRQGGLTEPEWRAYTPTLPFQQACR, from the coding sequence GTGCCCGTCACCCCGTTGCTGGCCGGCGATCCGGAACGGCTCGGTGCGCATGCCGTGGTCGGGCGGCTCGGCAGTGGTGGCATGGGCACCGTCTACCTGGCTGAAGGGCCGGACGGGCGGCAGGTCGCGATCAAAGTGGTCCGGCAGACCGATCCCACGTTTCTGGCCCGGTTCCGCAGTGAGGTGAAACGGGCCCGCCAGGTTCCGCCGTTCTGCACGGCCGCGGTGCTGCACGACGATCTGGAACATGATCCGCCGTACCTGATCGTCGAGTACGTCGACGGGCCGAGCCTCGCCGAGGTGGTACAGGAGCGCGGGCCGCTGCACCCTTCCGAGGCGTACGCGGTGGCCGTCGGTGTGGCCACCGCCCTGGTCGCCATCCACGGTGCGGGTGTGGTGCACCGTGACCTGAAACCGGCGAACGTGCTGCTGGCCGTCGGCCTACCCAAGGTGATCGACTTCGGGATCGCCCGTGGTGTCGACCTGAGTGCCGAGTTGACCGGTCCTGATCAGGTGATCGGCACCATCGGCTACCTGGCGCCGGAATGTCTGGATCCCGGCGACCGGGGCCGGGTGGGGCCGCCCGCGGACGTGTTCGCGTGGGGGGTGCTGGTCGGGTTCGCGGCGACCGGGCGAACCCCGTTCGGCGGTGACTCCCCGCTCGCGACGATCGGCCGGATCCTGACCCGGGCGCCCGATCTGGACGGTGTCCCGGAGCCGTTGCGCCGGCTGGCCGCCGCCGCCCTGCAGAAGGATCCGGCGAAACGCCCGTCCGCGCCGGAACTGCTGGACGCCCTGCTGTCGGCCGGGCGGCCGGGCCCGGAGCTGCGGCGGGTCGCCCTGGCGGCGCAGGCCAGCAGCCGGCCGCGGCGCCGGGCCGCCTGGGCGGTGGCCGGTGTGCTGGTGCTGGGGCTGCTGGCGGGGGCGATGGTCGCGCTGGACCGGGCCGGTGACACGGTGGCCCGGCAGGACCGGGCACTGGCCCAGCGGGACCTTCTCGACCGGTCGGCGCGGGTGCTGGACGGTGATCCGGGTCTGGCGTTGCGGCTGGCGGTGAGTGCCGAGCGGATCAGCCCGTCGGCACGCAGCCGGGCCGCCATCGACACCGCGCTGGCCACCGGTTATGACGGTGAGTTGAGCCCGGACGAGGCGGTCTACGCCGCCGAGTTCCGGCCGGACGGCCGGATGGTGGCGACGGCCGGTGCCGGTGACGTCGCCCTGTGGTCGATGGACGGCGGCCGATTCGAACGGGTGGGTGCCCTCGGGGTGGACGGGGAGACGGTCGATCTGTCGTTCAGCCCGGACGGCCGGACCGTCGCGACGGCCGGGGCCCGGCTGCAGCTGTGGGACACGTTCGGGGCCTATCCGCTGGCCGAGCTGACCGGGCAGGCGTGGGACGGAGTGCAGTTCAGTGCCGACCGGCGGCGGCTGTTGACGGTCTCGGACCGGATCGAACTGTGGGATGTCCGTGACCGGAAACGACCACGGTCGGTGTGGTCCGCGGCGGCCGGGACCGCGACTCGGGGCGGGGCCCGGCTCAGCCCGGACGGGCGGCTGCTCGCCGGAGTGGCCGAGGGTGAGCTGCTGACCGTGTGGGCGGCCGAAGGCGAGCCGCGGCGACTCTCCGTCATCACCGATGCGGACGCAGTGCTCAACCTGGCGTTCAGCCCGGACGGGACGTTACTCGCGGCAGCTACGGTCAGTGACGGGGTGCGGCTCTACGATCTGCGGGATCCGGCCCGGCCACGGCTGTTGTCGCGGTTCGCCGGGGACAGCGGGACCGTCACTTCGGTGGCGTTCGACCGGACCGGCGGGATCCTCGCGGTCGGCGGTGACCAGCGGACTGTGGGTCTGTGGAGTCTCGCCGAGCCGGCCGTCCCGCTCGCGTTGCGCACGTTGCGGCGCGACGGTGGCTGGATCTCCTCGATCGACTTCACCCCGGACGGGAACCGGCTGCTCACCGCGGGCTGGCAGGGTGCGGCCCGGTCGGCGGCGCTGTGGCGGGTGGCACCGTTCGCACCGCGGCTCGCGAGCCGGATCGACGGTCCGGTCGATCCGGCTCGCACAGTGGCCGTCGCCGGTGGGGTGCTGGCCGTGGCGTCGCCGGGCACCGAACGGATCGACTTCTGGGATCTGCGGGACCCGGACCGGCCGGTCCCGGCGCGCCCGCCACTGTCGGTGACCGGGATGGTGCGGGCGCGCCTCGCCGGTGACCTGTTGTACGCGACCGGTGCGGTCTATGACCTGTCCGCAGACGCGCCCCGCAAACTGCTGGAACGGGTGATCGCCGCCGACCCGGGACGCGGCCTGGCCACCGTCTTCGCGGATCAGTCCCGGATTCAGGTCTTCCGGCTGGCGGCCGGCACCGCACCGGTCCGGCTCGCCGAGATACCGGCGTCGTGGGTGGCGGCGGCCACGTTCGACGAGGTCACCGGGGATCTGGTGGTCGCCGGGGACAACGGTGGTTCGGAATCGTCGCTCACCGTCTGGTCCATGATCGACCCGGCCGTGCCGCGCCGGGCCACCACGCTGGCGACCCAGGGCGGATTCCAGACCTTGGAAGCGCGCGGCGGCACGATCGTCGCCGGGCAGCGGGACATCGTCGTCTGGACCGGCGGGACCGTCAGCGCCGTACCCCGCAGTGACAGCGGGTCGGTCACCGTCAGTCTCTCCGCCGACCGGACGATGATGGCCGTGACCGGCGACTCCGGCACCGGGCTGTGGCACCTCTCCCCCGGTGCCGCCCCACTGAAGGCCGCGGTGCTGCCGGGCCGGGCGGTCTCCGCCGGTTTCAGCCCGGACAGCCCGCTGCTCACCGTCGGTGATCCGCGGGGCACCACGGTCTGGGACGTCAGTGCCCTGCAGATGACCCTGCGTGACCCGCTGTCCGAGGCGTGCCTGCGGCAGGGCGGTCTCACCGAGCCCGAATGGCGGGCGTACACGCCGACGTTGCCCTTCCAGCAGGCCTGCCGCTGA
- a CDS encoding SDR family NAD(P)-dependent oxidoreductase, giving the protein MSDNTIALVTGANKGIGYAIATELGALGWTVGIGARDTERRETAVRELRAAGVDAFGVPLDVTDDTSVTAAAELLQNRYGRLDVLVNNAAITGGWEQAPTETDLSIVRTVVETNVLGVMRVTDALLPLLRRSASPRIVNMSSTVGSLTRQSVPDADTGPLSMAYAPSKTFLNAITVQYAKALRDTGILINMACPGFVKTDLNGHRGHRTPAEGAAAAVTLATLPDGGPTGAFFDDSGPIEW; this is encoded by the coding sequence ATGAGCGACAACACGATTGCACTGGTCACCGGCGCCAACAAGGGCATCGGGTACGCCATCGCCACCGAACTCGGCGCCCTCGGCTGGACCGTCGGCATCGGCGCCCGCGACACCGAACGACGCGAGACCGCGGTCCGGGAACTGCGGGCCGCGGGCGTCGACGCGTTCGGCGTGCCCCTCGACGTCACCGACGACACCAGCGTCACCGCCGCGGCCGAACTTCTCCAGAACCGGTACGGGCGCCTCGACGTACTCGTCAACAACGCCGCCATCACCGGCGGCTGGGAACAGGCGCCCACCGAGACCGACCTGTCGATCGTGCGCACGGTCGTGGAGACCAACGTGCTCGGCGTCATGCGGGTCACCGACGCCCTGCTGCCACTGTTGCGCCGGTCGGCGTCCCCGCGCATCGTCAACATGTCCAGCACCGTCGGCTCGCTGACCCGGCAGAGCGTGCCGGACGCCGACACCGGCCCGCTGTCGATGGCCTACGCCCCGTCGAAGACGTTCCTGAACGCGATCACCGTCCAGTACGCGAAGGCCCTGCGCGACACCGGCATCCTGATCAACATGGCCTGCCCCGGTTTTGTGAAGACCGACCTGAACGGCCACCGCGGCCACCGGACCCCGGCCGAGGGCGCGGCGGCGGCCGTCACCCTGGCGACCCTGCCCGACGGCGGCCCGACCGGCGCCTTCTTCGACGACTCGGGCCCCATCGAGTGGTGA
- the purU gene encoding formyltetrahydrofolate deformylase, whose amino-acid sequence MTLTQNARDQHSVQPSADQAVLIVHGRDRTGIVAAISAVLGRHGANIVSLDQYSDNPVGGAFFQRTVFGQAGLKAALPAIEADLRAELADDFELEYQVRDLSVPKRVAIFASKADHCLLDLLWRHRRGELPINIAMVISNHATTADEVRSFGIPFFHVPSQGPDKTAAEAQHLRLLTGNVDFVVLARYMQILSGDFIERVGVPIINIHHSFLPAFIGADPYAKAAQRGVKLVGATAHYVTEDLDEGPIIEQDVVRVNHAHSVAELRRQGADVERAVLSRAVLWHAEDRVIRHGNHTIVFQ is encoded by the coding sequence GTGACCCTGACCCAGAACGCCCGAGACCAGCACTCGGTGCAGCCGTCCGCCGACCAGGCGGTGCTCATCGTGCACGGCCGGGACCGGACCGGGATCGTCGCGGCCATCAGCGCGGTGCTCGGGCGGCACGGAGCCAACATCGTGTCGCTCGACCAGTACTCGGACAATCCGGTCGGCGGGGCCTTCTTCCAGCGCACCGTCTTCGGCCAGGCCGGTCTGAAGGCGGCGCTGCCGGCGATCGAGGCCGACTTGCGGGCCGAACTCGCCGACGACTTCGAACTCGAATACCAGGTACGGGACCTGTCCGTGCCGAAACGGGTGGCGATCTTCGCGTCCAAGGCCGACCACTGCCTGCTCGACCTGCTGTGGCGGCACCGGCGCGGTGAACTGCCGATCAACATCGCGATGGTGATCTCCAACCACGCGACCACCGCCGACGAGGTGCGCTCGTTCGGCATCCCGTTCTTCCACGTGCCGTCGCAGGGCCCGGACAAGACCGCCGCCGAGGCCCAGCACCTGCGGCTGCTGACCGGCAACGTCGACTTCGTCGTGCTGGCCCGCTACATGCAGATCCTTTCCGGGGACTTCATCGAGCGGGTCGGGGTGCCGATCATCAACATCCACCACAGTTTCCTGCCCGCGTTCATCGGCGCCGACCCGTACGCCAAAGCCGCGCAGCGGGGGGTGAAGCTCGTCGGGGCGACCGCCCACTACGTGACCGAGGACCTCGACGAGGGGCCGATCATCGAGCAGGACGTGGTCCGGGTGAACCACGCCCACAGCGTCGCCGAGTTGCGCCGTCAGGGTGCCGACGTGGAGCGGGCGGTGCTGTCCCGGGCCGTCCTGTGGCACGCCGAGGACCGGGTCATCCGGCACGGCAACCACACCATCGTCTTCCAATAG
- a CDS encoding SUKH-4 family immunity protein has product MDENERFPVLPKPRFTLVRIAVPVDVPDHVKKSLAETGVPAGLIGYEYQALPAAVHLDGPLGGHLVAFGSSGAFGRVCVDVHTGAVRYVPEPGSTYVSEVNRDVGSFTRCVAAVIDRFPFYEEDSDEEEFWRLAGELRDIVRSYDPGKYAEDGFWDLFCEDAAQGYYSDWDYPGP; this is encoded by the coding sequence ATGGATGAGAACGAGCGGTTCCCAGTCCTTCCCAAGCCGCGTTTCACCCTGGTTCGGATCGCCGTTCCGGTGGACGTTCCTGATCATGTCAAGAAATCCCTCGCAGAGACTGGCGTCCCGGCTGGGTTGATCGGGTACGAATACCAGGCACTTCCAGCGGCCGTGCACCTCGATGGACCGCTTGGCGGACACCTGGTTGCATTCGGATCCTCGGGGGCTTTCGGGCGCGTTTGTGTGGACGTGCACACGGGGGCAGTGCGGTATGTCCCCGAGCCGGGGTCCACGTATGTGAGTGAAGTCAATCGAGATGTCGGCAGCTTCACCCGGTGTGTTGCGGCGGTCATCGACCGCTTTCCTTTTTACGAAGAGGACAGCGACGAGGAAGAGTTTTGGCGGCTCGCAGGGGAGCTGCGTGACATCGTCAGGAGTTACGATCCGGGCAAATACGCCGAGGACGGGTTCTGGGACTTGTTCTGCGAGGACGCCGCACAGGGTTATTACTCCGACTGGGATTATCCCGGGCCCTGA
- a CDS encoding LysR family transcriptional regulator, with the protein METRELRYFVAVAEELHFGRAALRLGIAQPPLSRAISRLEHRLGVLLLERTSRAVALTGAGAVLLREGRAALDAMAAAERRTQRASLNGPAGLVLVSKAGASSELLAKLLDAYAAEPGSVPVEVMLCGIGEQEPALRDGRADVALLHQPFDSVAGFDTEEMSTERQAVMLPAGHPLSIRESMTIAEALTIPGLPPARWPLAEGGYPDGPGPEIRDHAQLLQLVALGRTAVILPETVRSLITGLAAVPVSDAPKVTTVIAWPPHSRSRALATLVRTATRL; encoded by the coding sequence GTGGAGACCAGGGAGTTGCGCTACTTCGTGGCGGTCGCCGAGGAACTGCATTTCGGCCGGGCCGCGCTGCGCCTGGGGATCGCCCAGCCGCCGCTGTCCCGCGCGATCAGCCGCCTCGAACACCGGCTCGGGGTGCTGCTGCTGGAGCGCACCAGCCGGGCCGTGGCCCTGACCGGGGCCGGTGCGGTGCTGTTGCGGGAGGGCCGGGCGGCACTGGACGCGATGGCGGCGGCCGAGCGGCGTACCCAGCGGGCGTCGTTGAACGGACCGGCCGGTCTGGTGCTGGTGTCGAAGGCCGGCGCGTCCAGTGAGCTGCTGGCGAAACTGCTGGACGCCTACGCGGCCGAGCCGGGTTCGGTGCCGGTCGAGGTGATGCTGTGCGGGATCGGTGAGCAGGAGCCGGCGCTGCGGGACGGGCGGGCCGACGTGGCGTTGCTGCATCAGCCGTTCGACTCGGTGGCCGGTTTCGACACCGAGGAGATGAGCACCGAGCGGCAGGCGGTGATGCTGCCGGCCGGGCACCCGTTGAGCATCCGGGAGTCGATGACCATCGCCGAGGCGCTCACCATCCCGGGACTGCCACCGGCCCGGTGGCCGCTCGCCGAGGGCGGTTACCCGGACGGGCCGGGACCGGAGATCCGCGACCACGCCCAGCTGCTGCAACTGGTGGCGCTGGGCCGGACCGCGGTGATCCTGCCCGAGACGGTCCGCTCCCTGATCACCGGACTGGCCGCGGTGCCCGTGTCGGACGCACCGAAGGTCACGACGGTGATCGCCTGGCCGCCGCACAGTCGCTCCCGGGCGTTGGCTACCCTCGTGCGCACCGCCACGCGTCTTTAG